A window of Fusarium falciforme chromosome 1, complete sequence genomic DNA:
GCGGGCCTTGCCTGTAGAAAAGTTCGGTCAGAGAAAATCGCATCGCCTCGGTTCGTGATGCGCAAAAACTTACTGTAGACGGGGGTCTGACCAGAAAGCTGCTCGAGCACCTTGGCGGCACGGGTAAGTCTGTCACCAGACTCGCCGACGGAGATGTTCAGAACGAGCTTCTGAATCTTGAGCTCCCGCATGGGGTTGCTAGTCTTCTCGGACGCCATTGCTGCGGTTGATTAGTCGGACCTGGTGATGAAGTTGTCTGTCGAAGATCGCGAGGTTGCGGAGAGTGGATTTGAGATTTTGTGAACCTACAAAAATTTGAGGGTTTGTCTGCCCTCAAGCGAGCCGTGTGCCAAAGTGGGGGTGGCTATGACAAATTCGGCCTAGCGTCATTTCGGTACATTGTCGGTGTACCTCTCagccttctccatcaggCTCCGCAGATTTTGGACATCATCCTCACCTTCAGAGCTCCAGGCATTGAAGGCTGCGATCGCGCGCGCAAGAGCTCCGCGATCAACCACCAATTTTTGAAATCAAGAGGCACTGCGCTAGCTAGTCCTCGCAACAACCGCCAAGATGTCGAACAAGCAAGGAAAGATGGTATGTTTCTCTGGCCCATCGTCACGCGTCGAGTGCTCTTTGTTGTTCAGATGCTAACCTCTTTGCTCTCCAGGCCGGTTACGTACGTATACCCCGACGAGCGCATGAGGCTCTACTGCTTCATGCTCCGCGATTGCTTGTTCCAAGCTAACGCTCTCGATACAGATTAACTGGCGGATGCGGGTTACCCTCAACGATGGCAGGGCAATGACCGGTCAGATGCTTGCCTTTGACAAGGTTCGATATGCCACTTGACTGCGGTTTTAGACCAGGGCTAATCATATCATAGCACATgaacctcgtcctcgccgacACTGAAGAGTTCCGACGCGTCAAGCGCAAGCAGAACAAGCCAGCTGCCCCTGGCGCGAGTGGTTCCGCGACACAAACCATCGAGTCGGAGGAGAAGCGAACTCTGGGTCTCACGATCGTCCGAGGCGCTCACATCATCTCCCTCTCCGTCGAGTCGCCTCCCCCCGCCGACCCTAGCGCTCGACTTGGAAAGAGTGCCCCTGGTGGAATCTCTTCTGCCCTGGCGGCTGGTCCTGGAGTCGCTCGCCCTGCTGGCAGAGGAGCTGCCCCTCCTTCTTTGGCCGTACGCATCCCTTGTTCTATATCGAAGTTATCTAGCAGGTTACTGACTCTCTTGTTAGGGCCCTGCTGCCGGCGTCGGTGGTGCTCCCCCTCCTGGCTTCCCTGGCTTCCCC
This region includes:
- a CDS encoding Sm domain-containing protein, with protein sequence MSNKQGKMAGYINWRMRVTLNDGRAMTGQMLAFDKHMNLVLADTEEFRRVKRKQNKPAAPGASGSATQTIESEEKRTLGLTIVRGAHIISLSVESPPPADPSARLGKSAPGGISSALAAGPGVARPAGRGAAPPSLAGPAAGVGGAPPPGFPGFPGGPGFPGGRGAPPPGFPGNFPPPPAGFPGNPQFPPPGFNPGGPPPPGFQPSSRR